The candidate division TA06 bacterium B3_TA06 genome includes a region encoding these proteins:
- a CDS encoding aspartate--tRNA ligase, whose amino-acid sequence MERSYCGELTLEHVDQPVRLCGWVHRLRDLGGMVFLHLRDRSGLIQVVCDPKKIKEARDLHAEDVVEIRGTVRARPPGQADERLTSGAVEVGADQLTVLNRAKDLPFSVEREELLPAEEMRLRYRYLDLRRPSMSQIMGLRHRLTQLGRNYLAEHGYWEVETPILAKSTPEGARDFLVPSRNLKGKFYALPQSPQLYKQILMVSGIDRYFQWARCLRDEDLRADRQPEHTQVDIEASFVTEEDIQKLVEGLFHLWVKEIKHQFLEIPFPCMTYKEVMERFGTDKPDLRNPLELSTVTERFKGSEFRIFAEIVDKGGIVRALRLEGGAGWSRKDIDSLDEEVKPFGFPGVVWARKQDGKLSGPLSKFMNIHEFKEGELELALAGTDPRLVNQAMSRLRDVCGRRMGLVNEDKMFALWITDFPLFERDEETGEIVPSHHIFTSPQAQDLRDLEQEPLKVRGRLFDVVLNGIELGSGSIRCHNRQLQEKLLRIAGIDPAQFEFFLAALDAGAPPHGGIGMGFDRIVAIFAGLDSIRDTIAFPKTTSGQGLMEGQPAEVAKDQLEKLGIRIVPKRRKKND is encoded by the coding sequence ATGGAACGTTCTTATTGCGGCGAACTTACGCTTGAGCACGTGGATCAACCCGTGCGTCTGTGCGGATGGGTGCACCGGCTGCGCGACCTGGGCGGCATGGTATTCCTCCATCTTCGCGACCGCTCAGGCCTTATCCAGGTGGTCTGTGACCCTAAAAAGATCAAGGAGGCAAGAGACCTGCACGCCGAGGATGTTGTCGAGATACGCGGAACCGTTCGCGCCCGCCCCCCCGGCCAGGCAGACGAACGCCTCACATCAGGTGCTGTGGAGGTCGGAGCCGATCAGTTGACCGTTCTCAACCGGGCCAAGGATCTGCCATTCAGCGTGGAACGCGAGGAGCTTCTGCCCGCAGAAGAGATGCGGCTGCGGTACCGGTATCTGGACCTGCGGCGGCCATCCATGTCACAGATAATGGGCCTGCGTCACCGCCTGACACAGCTTGGCCGCAACTACCTTGCAGAGCACGGCTACTGGGAGGTTGAGACCCCGATCCTTGCCAAATCAACACCTGAAGGTGCGCGCGACTTCCTGGTGCCATCGCGCAACCTCAAAGGCAAATTCTACGCGCTGCCTCAGTCGCCCCAGCTCTACAAGCAGATACTCATGGTTTCCGGCATTGACCGGTACTTCCAGTGGGCGAGGTGTTTGAGGGATGAGGACCTGCGCGCCGACCGCCAGCCCGAGCACACCCAGGTGGATATCGAGGCCTCGTTCGTAACCGAGGAAGACATACAAAAACTGGTGGAGGGGCTGTTCCATCTATGGGTTAAGGAGATCAAGCATCAGTTCCTTGAGATCCCGTTCCCGTGCATGACGTATAAAGAGGTTATGGAACGCTTCGGCACGGACAAGCCTGATTTGCGAAATCCGCTGGAACTTTCAACGGTAACCGAGCGTTTCAAGGGTTCAGAGTTTCGCATATTCGCCGAGATCGTGGATAAGGGCGGGATCGTGCGGGCGCTGCGACTTGAAGGTGGTGCTGGCTGGTCACGTAAGGATATTGATTCGCTGGATGAAGAGGTCAAGCCCTTCGGCTTCCCAGGCGTTGTATGGGCGAGGAAACAGGATGGCAAACTTTCCGGTCCGCTCTCTAAGTTCATGAATATACATGAGTTCAAAGAAGGGGAGCTTGAGCTTGCCCTTGCCGGCACAGACCCCAGGCTGGTGAACCAGGCGATGAGCCGTTTGAGGGATGTCTGTGGTCGTAGGATGGGTTTGGTGAATGAGGACAAGATGTTTGCGTTGTGGATCACCGACTTCCCGTTGTTTGAGCGCGACGAGGAGACCGGCGAGATCGTTCCCTCCCATCACATCTTTACCTCGCCGCAGGCGCAGGATTTAAGGGATCTGGAGCAAGAACCATTAAAGGTTCGCGGCAGGCTCTTTGACGTGGTACTCAACGGGATAGAGCTCGGTTCAGGCTCGATCCGCTGCCATAACCGCCAGCTTCAGGAGAAGTTACTGCGCATCGCCGGGATTGATCCTGCTCAGTTTGAGTTTTTCCTTGCCGCGCTTGATGCGGGTGCTCCTCCGCACGGCGGGATCGGCATGGGTTTCGACCGGATCGTGGCAATCTTTGCCGGACTTGATAGCATCAGAGACACGATAGCCTTTCCAAAAACGACCTCGGGCCAGGGGCTGATGGAGGGCCAGCCTGCCGAGGTTGCCAAAGACCAGCTTGAAAAGCTGGGGATAAGAATAGTGCCTAAGAGGAGGAAGAAGAATGATTAA
- a CDS encoding 50S ribosomal protein L27, which translates to MAHKKGGGVAKNNRDSAGRRLGVKIHASQRVKTGQIIIRQRGTKIMPGRNVGRAKDDTLFALADGVIRFEHVTKQKKRVVVVPAE; encoded by the coding sequence ATGGCACATAAGAAAGGCGGCGGCGTTGCAAAAAACAACCGCGACAGCGCAGGCAGAAGACTAGGCGTTAAGATTCACGCGTCCCAGCGTGTGAAGACCGGCCAGATCATCATCCGTCAGCGCGGCACAAAGATCATGCCCGGGCGCAACGTTGGACGCGCCAAGGACGATACACTCTTCGCGCTTGCCGACGGCGTGATTCGCTTCGAGCACGTGACCAAGCAAAAGAAGCGCGTTGTAGTCGTCCCCGCGGAATAA
- a CDS encoding transcription termination factor Rho — MELEELRKKKIVDLQKIAKKFKIETLEMERDDLVKAILKAESKEQENGLVECSGVLEILNEGFGFLRSPNYSYLPSQDDIYISPAQVKRIGLRSGDTVTARARPPRNNEKFFAVVKVEKVNGDPPEELRSRVPFDSLTPLYPTERIHLENPDDSDFTTRVIDLFTPIGKGQRGVIVSPPRAGKTVILQKVANSITRNHPEIGLIILLIDERPEEVTDMERSVKAEVISSTFDEAPERHVQVAEIVLQKAKRLVEHKRDVVILLDSITRLARAHNMVIPHSGKTLSGGLDSNALRKPKKFFGSARNIEEGGSLTILATALIDTGSRMDEVIFEEFKGTGNNEMVLDRRLADRRVFPAIDLQKSGTRKEELLLTDHELNRVWLLRKILAEMSPVDMMEFILDKMRLTKHNEEFLDAMNE, encoded by the coding sequence ATGGAACTCGAAGAGTTGCGCAAAAAAAAGATAGTCGATCTTCAAAAGATCGCGAAGAAGTTCAAGATAGAGACCCTTGAGATGGAGAGGGACGACCTCGTCAAAGCCATTCTCAAAGCCGAAAGCAAGGAACAGGAGAACGGGCTGGTAGAATGTTCCGGCGTGCTTGAGATACTTAACGAAGGATTCGGTTTCCTGCGCTCGCCCAACTACAGCTATCTGCCCAGTCAGGACGACATCTACATCTCACCCGCACAGGTCAAGCGCATCGGGCTGCGGTCGGGCGACACGGTTACAGCCCGCGCCAGGCCGCCGCGGAATAACGAAAAGTTCTTCGCTGTAGTTAAGGTAGAAAAGGTCAACGGCGATCCACCTGAGGAGCTCCGCAGCCGTGTTCCATTTGATAGTCTCACGCCGCTTTATCCCACCGAACGCATCCACCTGGAGAACCCGGACGACAGCGACTTCACCACCCGAGTTATAGACCTCTTCACCCCTATAGGTAAAGGACAGCGCGGGGTGATAGTTTCACCACCACGTGCCGGCAAAACGGTAATACTTCAGAAGGTAGCCAACAGCATCACACGCAACCATCCGGAGATAGGACTCATCATTCTACTGATAGACGAGCGCCCTGAGGAGGTAACCGACATGGAGCGCTCGGTCAAGGCCGAGGTGATAAGTTCCACCTTTGACGAGGCACCGGAACGTCATGTCCAGGTGGCCGAGATCGTTCTGCAGAAGGCGAAGAGGCTGGTGGAGCACAAGCGGGATGTGGTGATTCTTCTTGATTCCATCACCCGCCTTGCGCGCGCCCACAACATGGTCATTCCTCACTCCGGTAAGACCCTTTCCGGCGGATTGGATTCAAACGCTTTGCGTAAGCCTAAAAAATTCTTCGGTTCTGCTCGCAACATCGAGGAAGGCGGCTCGCTTACTATCCTTGCAACCGCCCTGATCGATACAGGCTCGCGCATGGACGAGGTGATCTTCGAGGAGTTCAAGGGCACAGGCAACAACGAGATGGTGCTTGACCGCAGGCTGGCAGACCGTCGTGTTTTCCCGGCGATTGATCTGCAGAAATCCGGGACGCGGAAAGAGGAACTTCTCTTAACCGACCACGAGCTAAACCGCGTGTGGCTCTTAAGGAAGATCCTTGCCGAGATGAGCCCGGTGGACATGATGGAGTTCATACTCGACAAGATGAGGCTTACCAAGCACAACGAAGAGTTCCTGGACGCGATGAACGAATAG
- a CDS encoding 50S ribosomal protein L31, with protein sequence MKEKIHPKYVEGTIRCACGFTYKTYSTQEKMRVDICSQCHPFYTGKTKIIDSAGQVERYRRRFGETKATKILTASEKAKLEAEKAAKKAEAKKAKRTRAAKK encoded by the coding sequence ATGAAGGAAAAGATTCACCCAAAGTATGTAGAGGGAACCATCCGCTGTGCTTGCGGATTTACCTACAAGACCTACTCCACGCAGGAGAAGATGAGGGTGGATATCTGTTCGCAGTGCCATCCTTTCTACACGGGTAAGACAAAGATAATCGACAGCGCGGGCCAGGTGGAGCGCTACCGCCGTCGCTTCGGCGAGACCAAGGCCACCAAGATCCTGACCGCCAGCGAGAAGGCAAAGCTCGAAGCCGAGAAGGCAGCCAAGAAGGCGGAGGCCAAGAAAGCCAAAAGAACCAGAGCCGCCAAGAAGTAA
- a CDS encoding asparagine synthetase B — translation MRFILMLAISGKLLIPMDLSQTNHLKAYGIAYHALARGEKVEWLLNYRGGSFLVESSKESAKECLLAGVRLVEVDIGAEAAIRATIEESNMNAVLLEKAPKVAVYAPPTADPWDDAVRLALEYAEIPYDVLWDPQVLAGKLADYDWVHLHHEDFTGQYGKFYYNYHNADWYKEQVRLNEATAKKLRFEGVPELKLAVAKAIKRYVLEGGFLFAMCSATDTYDIALAAEATDVVHQIFDGTPMDKNCQKKLNYSKTFAFENFQLVTDPYRYEHSDIDVSEGAVVRGQEAVFALFDFSAKFDPVPCMLVQDHTALCKEFLGQNTGFNRTLIKRDVLVLGEVKGTEEVKYIHGNRGEGTFTFLGGHDPEDYAHRIGDPPTELEIYRHSPGYRLILNNVLFPAAERKPLKT, via the coding sequence ATGAGGTTTATCTTGATGCTGGCGATCTCAGGCAAGCTTCTGATCCCTATGGATTTATCCCAGACCAATCACCTGAAAGCCTACGGTATAGCCTATCATGCGCTGGCGCGCGGGGAGAAGGTCGAGTGGCTCCTGAATTACCGGGGCGGTTCGTTCCTTGTGGAGAGTTCGAAGGAAAGTGCAAAGGAGTGTCTTCTTGCAGGGGTCAGGCTCGTGGAGGTAGACATCGGTGCAGAGGCGGCGATCCGGGCTACCATCGAGGAAAGCAACATGAACGCGGTTCTTTTAGAGAAGGCACCCAAGGTCGCGGTTTACGCCCCCCCTACCGCCGATCCGTGGGATGACGCGGTCAGGCTGGCTTTGGAGTACGCGGAGATTCCATACGATGTGCTGTGGGACCCCCAGGTGCTGGCAGGAAAGCTTGCGGATTACGACTGGGTGCACCTGCACCACGAGGACTTTACCGGTCAGTACGGTAAGTTCTACTATAACTACCACAACGCCGATTGGTACAAGGAACAGGTGAGGCTCAACGAGGCGACCGCAAAGAAGTTGAGGTTTGAGGGGGTTCCCGAACTGAAGCTGGCGGTGGCAAAGGCGATCAAGCGCTACGTTCTCGAAGGGGGGTTCCTGTTTGCCATGTGCTCGGCAACCGACACCTATGACATCGCCCTGGCGGCTGAAGCTACGGATGTGGTGCACCAGATCTTTGACGGCACCCCGATGGACAAGAACTGCCAGAAAAAGCTCAACTACTCGAAGACCTTTGCGTTTGAAAACTTCCAGTTGGTGACCGATCCCTACCGGTACGAGCACTCCGATATCGACGTAAGCGAGGGTGCGGTGGTCCGAGGCCAGGAAGCGGTGTTCGCGCTGTTTGACTTCTCTGCCAAGTTCGATCCGGTACCTTGCATGCTTGTGCAAGACCACACCGCACTTTGCAAGGAGTTTTTGGGCCAGAACACCGGCTTCAACCGCACTCTCATTAAACGAGACGTGCTGGTACTGGGCGAAGTTAAGGGAACGGAGGAGGTAAAGTACATCCACGGCAACCGCGGTGAGGGGACGTTTACCTTCCTTGGCGGGCACGACCCCGAGGATTATGCACACCGGATAGGCGATCCACCTACCGAGCTTGAGATTTACCGGCACTCGCCAGGATACAGGTTGATTCTAAACAACGTGCTCTTCCCGGCGGCGGAGCGCAAGCCCTTAAAGACATGA
- a CDS encoding MBL fold metallo-hydrolase, protein MKIEWLGHSSFLLETADGRKLVTDPYDSGSYDGAVGYEEIDVAADVVTVSHDHPDHDGVAGLIYAPGTVVRESDSTEAAGFNIRGIETFHDESHGAERGRNTIFVIEADGLRVCHLGDLGHPLSEEEIESLGQVDILMVPVGGHFTIDATQATAIVNRIKPKVVIPMHYKTKVLGFPIAGVEGFLRGKSNVVRMDSTFTEVTKDNLPAETEIRVLQHAK, encoded by the coding sequence ATGAAAATCGAATGGTTGGGTCACTCATCGTTTCTTTTAGAGACCGCGGACGGCCGCAAGCTGGTTACCGATCCTTACGATTCCGGTTCCTACGACGGGGCCGTGGGCTATGAAGAGATTGATGTCGCGGCGGATGTTGTGACGGTGAGCCACGACCACCCGGATCACGACGGTGTGGCCGGGTTGATTTACGCGCCCGGCACGGTGGTGCGCGAGTCCGACTCAACCGAGGCCGCAGGATTCAACATCCGGGGTATCGAGACCTTCCATGACGAAAGCCACGGTGCAGAGCGCGGACGAAACACCATCTTCGTGATCGAGGCCGATGGGCTGCGTGTTTGTCATCTTGGTGACTTAGGTCATCCGTTGAGTGAGGAGGAGATTGAGAGCCTCGGCCAGGTAGATATCTTGATGGTCCCTGTAGGCGGTCACTTCACTATAGATGCAACTCAGGCCACCGCGATCGTGAACCGCATCAAGCCTAAGGTAGTAATCCCAATGCACTACAAGACCAAGGTGCTGGGTTTCCCGATCGCCGGGGTGGAGGGGTTCCTTCGAGGCAAGTCGAACGTGGTGCGGATGGATTCCACCTTCACCGAAGTCACGAAGGATAACCTGCCTGCCGAGACCGAGATCCGCGTTCTGCAACACGCGAAATAA
- the arcC gene encoding carbamate kinase has translation MERSAVIALGGNALVKKDARFASFEDQREVVEETARQIAQLMAEGWRVAITHGNGPQVGDLLLISHMAHETQREIPQIPLDAANASTQGSLGYLIAQAVRNALATNNTKNEIAAVVTQVVVDRADPAFRNPTKFVGPAYKIEEANELSIRLGWRMKEDRGRGWRRVVASPKPREIVELPVIKQLMEAGVSVVTVGGGGIPVVKEGDKLKGVAAVIDKDHASSLLVTGLEAELLAIIAPVEHVYTDFGKPTQRPLDRLSVGEAKRLMAAGQFPQGSMGPKIEAAISFLEAGGSNVLITDPPNLIRGIVGETGTRIKP, from the coding sequence GTGGAACGCAGTGCGGTAATAGCGCTGGGCGGGAACGCGCTGGTAAAAAAGGACGCAAGGTTCGCGTCGTTCGAGGATCAGCGCGAGGTGGTGGAGGAGACCGCCCGCCAGATTGCACAGCTCATGGCCGAGGGCTGGCGCGTGGCCATAACCCACGGCAACGGCCCGCAGGTGGGTGATCTGCTGTTGATCTCTCACATGGCGCACGAGACGCAGCGCGAGATTCCCCAGATACCGCTGGACGCGGCCAACGCCTCGACCCAGGGCTCGCTCGGATACCTCATCGCCCAGGCGGTGCGCAACGCACTTGCAACCAACAACACGAAAAACGAGATAGCCGCAGTGGTGACCCAGGTGGTGGTGGATAGAGCCGACCCTGCGTTCCGCAACCCGACCAAGTTCGTAGGGCCTGCATACAAAATCGAGGAGGCCAACGAGCTGTCCATCCGCCTGGGGTGGCGGATGAAGGAGGACCGAGGCCGCGGGTGGCGCAGGGTGGTTGCCTCGCCAAAGCCTCGCGAGATTGTGGAACTACCTGTTATCAAACAACTTATGGAAGCTGGGGTGTCGGTGGTCACCGTCGGCGGAGGCGGGATACCGGTAGTTAAAGAAGGAGATAAGCTTAAAGGAGTGGCCGCAGTTATTGACAAGGATCACGCATCCTCGCTTCTTGTAACCGGCCTTGAGGCGGAGCTTCTCGCGATTATTGCCCCGGTGGAGCACGTCTACACCGACTTCGGCAAACCGACCCAGCGCCCGCTCGATCGCCTGAGCGTAGGGGAGGCAAAAAGGCTCATGGCAGCCGGGCAATTCCCACAAGGCAGCATGGGACCGAAGATCGAGGCCGCGATAAGCTTCCTTGAGGCGGGCGGCAGTAACGTGCTTATAACCGATCCGCCCAACCTGATCAGAGGGATAGTAGGAGAGACCGGAACAAGGATAAAGCCATGA
- the tdh gene encoding L-threonine 3-dehydrogenase (converts threonine and NAD to 1,2-amino-3-oxobutanoate and NADH; functions in threonine catabolism), whose product MAKMKAVVKVKPEKGGAELADVDVPTLKPDEVLIRVQATSICGTDVHIYEWNPWAQRRIGEKRLPQILGHEVAGEVVEVGASVRSIKKGDYISSETHIYDPGDLTSLLGQRHIGEHMQILGVDRDGVFAEYVMVPERVCWVNDRSIPPEFASVQEPLGNGVYAVLGEDADVAGKSMVIVGDGPTALFATGVARACGVAKIILVGYSDFNMDIAKKMGADYILDIKKSTMEERHQFILEQTDGYGVDISLEMVGGEVPITEAFTHLRKGGRLTAFGITTEAAVPVDYNNWIVFKGAQIHGINGRKVFDTWYRMRGLLAGKRLDISPVITHVMALEAYEKGFEMLLAEPRLAAKIVLFPDHGELKAARERLAEKKDMPAAD is encoded by the coding sequence GTGGCAAAGATGAAAGCGGTCGTTAAGGTTAAGCCTGAGAAAGGCGGTGCCGAGCTTGCCGACGTTGATGTGCCCACTCTTAAGCCGGATGAGGTGCTAATAAGGGTCCAGGCCACCTCGATCTGCGGCACCGACGTTCATATCTACGAATGGAACCCCTGGGCGCAGCGCAGGATAGGCGAAAAACGTCTACCCCAGATCCTTGGGCACGAGGTTGCAGGCGAGGTAGTCGAGGTCGGAGCGTCGGTGCGTAGTATAAAGAAAGGCGATTATATCTCCTCGGAGACCCACATCTACGATCCGGGTGATCTTACCTCACTCTTGGGCCAGCGTCATATAGGCGAACACATGCAGATACTTGGCGTTGACCGCGACGGGGTGTTCGCCGAGTACGTGATGGTCCCTGAAAGGGTCTGCTGGGTAAACGACCGCTCGATACCGCCGGAGTTTGCAAGCGTGCAGGAACCGTTAGGCAACGGGGTATACGCTGTGTTGGGTGAGGATGCAGACGTTGCAGGCAAGAGCATGGTTATCGTGGGCGACGGCCCAACGGCACTTTTTGCAACCGGTGTCGCCAGAGCGTGCGGCGTGGCGAAGATCATCCTTGTAGGTTATTCTGATTTCAATATGGATATAGCAAAAAAGATGGGTGCGGACTATATCCTTGATATAAAGAAATCGACCATGGAGGAGCGTCATCAATTCATATTGGAGCAGACCGATGGCTACGGGGTGGATATCTCCCTTGAGATGGTGGGTGGTGAGGTTCCCATCACCGAGGCGTTCACCCATCTGCGTAAGGGGGGACGCCTGACTGCATTCGGCATAACAACCGAGGCAGCGGTGCCCGTAGATTACAACAACTGGATTGTGTTCAAGGGCGCTCAGATCCACGGCATCAACGGCCGCAAGGTATTCGACACATGGTACAGGATGCGTGGACTGCTCGCAGGCAAAAGGCTTGACATCTCTCCAGTGATCACTCACGTGATGGCGCTCGAGGCGTACGAGAAGGGTTTCGAGATGCTTCTAGCAGAGCCCAGGTTGGCGGCAAAGATCGTGCTTTTCCCGGATCATGGTGAGCTGAAGGCGGCCAGGGAACGTCTGGCTGAGAAAAAGGACATGCCAGCGGCAGACTGA